In Candidatus Thermoplasmatota archaeon, the DNA window GGTCAAGCATTCAACCACCGGCTATACAATTAGTCAGCTCTTCTTCTTTTTCTAGCCTTTCTTCTTGACTTTTCTCTTTTTTGCGCATCCGCCTTTTGCTTTACAAGGCATTTTGTTTTTCCTCCAGAATTAGAAGGACATTGGAGAATAATAAAACTTTTTCTCGAAGTTCGAAAGAAGACGGGATTAAGAAAAAAGGAAAAAACAAAAATTCTCTCACTTTTGAAGCGCTTACGCCAAAAGTTTCTTCACTTCTTCAGCAACGCTTATCACACTAAATTTACTTTCTATGGTATCTGTAGAGAAAACTCCATCGCAAACCTTTTCCAATTTTTCTAGAGCATTTCCTATAAAAAGCCCGTGAGTGCATGCATTATAAACTTTTTCAGCGCCCTGCGATTTCAAGTAGTGGGAAGCAGTTGCTACGGTAGCTCCTGTGGAGATAATATCATCGACGAGCGCTACCCTTTTACCTTTCACATTCAAATTTTTAGGCTTCAGCTCAACTTTTTCACCTGTCCTTATTTTTTCTAAATAATCGTATTCGCATCCTATAACTTTAGATGCTGTCCTCGCTAGCTCTAAAGCGCCTCTGTCAGGAGCTATAACTAGCTCAATTCCTAATTTTTTCAAATATTCGCCAATCTGTGGCATAGCTGAAATATTTGCTGCAGGAATATTGAAGTATCGGAGTACATCCTTCTTATGAATATCTATAGTGATTACTTCGTCTGTATCGAGCTCTAGCCTTTTTGCAAGAGCTCTAGCGCTTATAGCTTCTCCTTCTTTAAATTTCTTGTCTTGTCTTCCGTACCCAAAATAAGGTATTAGCGTTATCAGCTTACGAATTTTAAATTCTGAGATAGCATCCTGAAGTAAAATAAGTTCTAGAATGCTCTCATCTGGGTATGTGTTCTGCACAAGTAGAACTTCTTCGTTATCTAAATTTTCAAGAATTCTAATATAGCATTCTCTATCTGGAAATCGCTTAATTTCAGGCTTTACCAGCTTTGAGTTAAGCACTTGTGCAATTCTCTGGCTGAGCGTTGTTGAAGAGCTTCCTGGGATTACTAGCATTTTCAAATTGTAAACAAGCTTGAAATAGTTTATAATTTTCGTTCTTAGATAGTTTTAATACAAAAGATACGTTTTTGAAAATAGGTGATATAAATGGTCTGGTCAGGCCCTTTGAAAAAACTAGATAACTACCGATACGAGATACCACAGAACTACAAACCCGGAATGCGTACTAGTGGTGTTATCTACGCAACTGAAAAGATGATTGATAGTATAAGGAAAGACGATGCTCCTGAGCAAGTAGCTAACGTTGCAATGCTGCCAGGCATTGTAGGTAAAAGTCTTGCTATGCCAGACATACACTGGGGTTACGGCTTCGCAATTGGAGGCGTTGCAGCTACAAGCTATGAAGAAGGTGTAATATCACCTGGCGGTGTCGGTTTCGATATCAACTGCGGAGTCCGCCTTCTCAAAACTAATCTAACACTAAAAGAAGTGCATCCTAAAATAAAAGAGCTGATAGATAGAATTTTTGTGGAAGTG includes these proteins:
- a CDS encoding ribose-phosphate diphosphokinase, translated to MLVIPGSSSTTLSQRIAQVLNSKLVKPEIKRFPDRECYIRILENLDNEEVLLVQNTYPDESILELILLQDAISEFKIRKLITLIPYFGYGRQDKKFKEGEAISARALAKRLELDTDEVITIDIHKKDVLRYFNIPAANISAMPQIGEYLKKLGIELVIAPDRGALELARTASKVIGCEYDYLEKIRTGEKVELKPKNLNVKGKRVALVDDIISTGATVATASHYLKSQGAEKVYNACTHGLFIGNALEKLEKVCDGVFSTDTIESKFSVISVAEEVKKLLA